The Planctomycetia bacterium region TTGTAGATTACTTCCGTAGAACGGGGTATGAACGGCTTGAGCAAAATACTGGCTACACGCAGCGATTGCACAGCATTGAAGAGTACACTCTTCGCTGCTTCCTTGTCGGTCTTGACCAGTTTCCAGGGAGCGTTGGTTTCAAGGTATTGGTTAGTAGGAGTCAGGAAGTTCAGGATAATCGTTTGCAGAGCCTGGTTGTAACGGCAGGCTTCAACGTGACTGCGGACTTCTTCTACAAACGATTGCAGATTCAATCCAGGAACCACTGCATCTGGCGCTTTACCTGCTGTGCCATTAAAAACGCTTTCGTAATTCTTCGTAATCAGCGTCAGGCAGCGGCTGAGCAGATTGCCCAGGTTATTCGCCAACTCGCTGTTGAACACCTCGGCAAACCGATCCCAGGAAAAGTCACCATCTCCCGGAAACGGGCACTCCCTCATGAAGTAATAGCGGAAAGCATCCGAACTGAACTGGGTGATAATGTCCATCGGCTCAATGGCATTGCCCAGCGATTTGCTGATCTTCTCGCCCTTGATGTAAACAAACCCGTGGCCGAACACTTTCTTCGGAGCTTCCAAATCTGCCGCCCACAGCATGGCAGGCCAGATGGCACAATGAAAACGTGTAATGTCCTTCCCGATGAAGTGCACGTCGGCGGGATAGTACTTCTTGAACGTTGCCTCGTCATCCCCGTAGCCGATGCCGGTGATGTAGGTGAGCAGAGCATCAAACCAGACGTAGATGGTGTACTCTTCGTCGAAGGGAATTCGGATGCCCCACTCTTCGCCACGCCGGCTTATGTTGATGTCCTGCAAGCCCTCAGTCTTGATCAGACTGAGGATTTCATTGCGACGGCTGTCAGGTTGTACGAAATCTGGATTCTCTTCGTAATGCTTGAGCAGTCGATCTTGAAA contains the following coding sequences:
- a CDS encoding methionine--tRNA ligase, which gives rise to MTAPKFFLTTAIDYPNSRPHIGTAFEKLGADVQARFRRMEGNDVFFLMGNDENTLKVAKRASELGQGTQAYCDDMANQFKSIWDALDISYDIFIQTSHERHKQCCRKFIQKVYDNGHIYKGQYEGWYCDGCEEFKSDKQHTENNGLCPNHKTPLTRRSEPCYFFRLSAFQDRLLKHYEENPDFVQPDSRRNEILSLIKTEGLQDINISRRGEEWGIRIPFDEEYTIYVWFDALLTYITGIGYGDDEATFKKYYPADVHFIGKDITRFHCAIWPAMLWAADLEAPKKVFGHGFVYIKGEKISKSLGNAIEPMDIITQFSSDAFRYYFMRECPFPGDGDFSWDRFAEVFNSELANNLGNLLSRCLTLITKNYESVFNGTAGKAPDAVVPGLNLQSFVEEVRSHVEACRYNQALQTIILNFLTPTNQYLETNAPWKLVKTDKEAAKSVLFNAVQSLRVASILLKPFIPRSTEVIYNSFNFPKPWAEVKYADAAELKAQPDDLRVTAQLVDGKVKPLFPRIEAKK